The genomic interval CCACGCCTTGAACTGGCTGACGTTGCGGGTGAAGCCGCGCACCACGCCTCGGTTGACGTGGCTGCTGTTGCTGGACGTGTAGCTGGAGGTCACCATCGCCAGACGCCAGTCCAACGTCGAGTTGGCCAGCTTGTTGGCCACCGCCGTGGCCGCGTCCGCCAGCGCCAGCTGCGAGTCGGACATGGAGCCGCTGTCGTCCACCACGAACAGGAAGTCCACCACCGCCGTCGGCGCGGTGAACAGCTCGCACTGCACCGCGTCCGCGTCACCGAACTGCGCCAGCGAGGAGCCACCCGCCGCGTCCGCCAGCGTGAAGAGGCTGCCCGCCTCGTTGTAGCTGGCCGTCGGAGTGAGGGCCAACACCACCAGCACGCTGTCGTTGGTGCGGTGGACGTACTGCGCCTGGAGCGTGAAGGGCCCCGTCACCCCCGCGGTCCCCGAGAGCGCGCCGGTGCTGTTGGGCACCAGCGAGCGCACCAGCGTGTTGGTCACCGTCTTCAGGTCGCCGGTGCCCGGCATCGCGTAGCGCGCCGCCAGCGCCGCGTAGCCATCCCACGTCGTGAAGGTCTGCGAGACATCGCGCGTCGCGGTGTTGAACGACGCGGCGCGGATGCCCGCCTCGTCGCCCGTGGGCGTGGTGGAGTTGCCCACCACTCCGCGCTTGTACGCAATCATCGTCACCTGCTTGGTGTCGTCCCAGCCGATGACACCCACCGTGGAGCCACCCGCCGTCAGGTAGGTGATGTTGGCGTCCTTGAAGGTGGCCGGCAGCGCGAGCCGGATGTCCGCGCCGTTCTCCTCCTTGAACGTCACGGGCCGCAGGTTCCCCACGCGGCACGCCTGACCCGCGGGCGTCCCCGAGGCGCCGTCCGCCGGGTTCTTCGGGTCCAGCTCGTTCGGGTCCACCCGGCCGTTCTGGTTCGCGTCCTCCGCGCCGTCCGGAATGGTGTCACCGTCCGAGTCCGGGTTCGTCGGGTTCGTGGTGGTGGTCGGGTCCGCATCGCCCGAGTAACCACAGTCCTTGCGCGGCGCCTTGTCCGTCGTCACGCCCCGCTCCAGGCCGTCGCGCAGACCGTCGCCGTCGGTGTCCGGGTTCGTCGGGTCGGTCTCGGTGCCGTCCACCTTGCCGTTGCCGTTGGCGTCCTCACCCAGGAAGCCGTTGCGGCCCGGGCCGTCCTGCAGGCCGTCACAGTCCGTGTCCGTCAGCCGAGGGTCCGTCTCGCCCGGGTCCACGCGCCCGTTCTTGTTCTTGTCCTCCACGCCGTCGGGCAGACCGTCACCGTCCGTGTCCGCCTTGTTCTTGTCGGTGCCCGTGGCGACCTCCACCGCGTCGGGGATGCCGTCGAAGTCCGCGTCCGGAACGGAAGCCGCGCAGTCCGCGACCTTCGGGTCCGTCTCGCCGGGGTCCTTCACGCCGTTGCGGTTGCGGTCCTCGTCACCGTCGCTGCACCCGTCGCCGTCCGTGTCCGGCTTGAGCGGGTCGGTGCCCATGGTCCGCTCCAGCTTGTCCGACAGGCCGTCTCCGTCCGTGTCGCGCTTGCGCGGGTCCGTCTCGCCGGGGCTCACCGTGCCGCTCTTGTTGGCGTCCTCCTCACCATCCGGAATGCCATCACCGTCCGAGTCGATGGCGTTCGGGTCCGTCTCTCCCGGGTCCCTCGCGCCGTTGCGGTTGGTGTCCTCCAGGCCGTCTGGGATTCCGTCCCCGTCGGTGTCTGCCTTCACCGGCGAGGTGCTCGTGGACGGGTCCATGTCCGCGCGGAACGAGCAGTTCGGGTCCACGCTGCTGGTGCGGCCCACCTCCACGCCGTCACGGATTCCGTCGCCGTCCGTGTCACGCAGGCCCGGGTCCGTCTTCAGCCCATTGGCATAGACATTCGCGAACTCCTCCGCGTCCGTCAGGCCGTCACAGTCCGAGTCCTTGTTGGGGTTGTTGCGGTCATCCACATCCGTGGGCACCTTGCCCGGGTCGGGATCCGGATCCGGGTCAACTCCCGCATCTTCCTCTTCTTGGCCAGCATCCGAGCCCGCGTCCGAGCCCGCGTCTTCGGTATAGGACGGTTTGGGATCATCCGGGTCCGACCCACCGCAGCCCGCCAGCAATGACGCTGACATGAGCACGCAGGCGATGAGCCGTGAGAGGGGCGTACGCATTATTCGACTCCCTGACCCTGACTCCGGGGGGAAATGGGGGGTGAGTCAGGGGGAACCCGAAGTCTATGAAGACCTGAGGGTTTTCGTCAGGCACTATTCCCCTGGGTACGAGCCCGAAGTCGCGGTTTGTATGGACTCTGTTCAGTCCCATGAAGGGATTGCGGCCTGGCTGTGAGCAAACAGTGCTCCCGGCCCCCAGTCCCTCAGCTATCGTCTCTTTCGTGCCTGTCTTCGGTCTCGCGGCCTTGTGGAATGGAAGGGCATCACCCGAGCGCGCCGCGGCGGTGGTGGAAGGACTTGATGCCCTGCTTCCGTCCGCGCAATCGCTGCAACTCGTCGTGGCGGCGCAGGGAGAGCAGGCGGGCATCGAGCTCAAGGTGGAGGCCCCGGGCTATCCGCGCGCGGCGGTGGAGCGGCTCGCGGA from Myxococcus stipitatus carries:
- the cglD gene encoding adventurous gliding motility lipoprotein CglD yields the protein MRTPLSRLIACVLMSASLLAGCGGSDPDDPKPSYTEDAGSDAGSDAGQEEEDAGVDPDPDPDPGKVPTDVDDRNNPNKDSDCDGLTDAEEFANVYANGLKTDPGLRDTDGDGIRDGVEVGRTSSVDPNCSFRADMDPSTSTSPVKADTDGDGIPDGLEDTNRNGARDPGETDPNAIDSDGDGIPDGEEDANKSGTVSPGETDPRKRDTDGDGLSDKLERTMGTDPLKPDTDGDGCSDGDEDRNRNGVKDPGETDPKVADCAASVPDADFDGIPDAVEVATGTDKNKADTDGDGLPDGVEDKNKNGRVDPGETDPRLTDTDCDGLQDGPGRNGFLGEDANGNGKVDGTETDPTNPDTDGDGLRDGLERGVTTDKAPRKDCGYSGDADPTTTTNPTNPDSDGDTIPDGAEDANQNGRVDPNELDPKNPADGASGTPAGQACRVGNLRPVTFKEENGADIRLALPATFKDANITYLTAGGSTVGVIGWDDTKQVTMIAYKRGVVGNSTTPTGDEAGIRAASFNTATRDVSQTFTTWDGYAALAARYAMPGTGDLKTVTNTLVRSLVPNSTGALSGTAGVTGPFTLQAQYVHRTNDSVLVVLALTPTASYNEAGSLFTLADAAGGSSLAQFGDADAVQCELFTAPTAVVDFLFVVDDSGSMSDSQLALADAATAVANKLANSTLDWRLAMVTSSYTSSNSSHVNRGVVRGFTRNVSQFKAWLTNGSACSNGQCSGVTIPPGTDPTTCSPSTQSCWVGTSGSGSEWSMDAARAAINDKLVPNGTSADDRIRPGAKVVVVILTDTHDYSADSIATFEQYFKGTGTTPANKNPLNQVIQVHGIICPLEGVTADTATWCHVQEDPRNPKHLDIIQATGGVVGSIRNSASITTTINGIVDSTIAAVGHKTQQPPIGASVKVSVAAVANPATCPTPSDLPRSRTNGFDVDGINRTLSFFGGCRPQANNTQAAVSYRYWSDRTTSPNGVPPPCKSDPNYDPTQADYCKRQLVCNRVTDKCECPSDCGGGGAPGQVCDTDVNVCAFKCAPDCGGACDTYESCNSATCSCTCVQTATCAPGYKFDPNVCACACDTSVLSCGSTAQPDAASCSCACKPNCGGCPANTVCNMSSCACEGVIG